Genomic DNA from Streptomyces sp. GS7:
ACTACCTGGGCTTCACTCTGGACCGGGAGCATCGGTTCGAACCCGGGCCGCCCTTGTACGCCCAAGTGTCACGATGTGACGCCGTGTTGCATCTGTCCGAGCACCACGGTGACGGCAGCCCGCACGGCGTGGTCCGGCTCCCGGTGCGCGATGTCGCCTCACCGCACAAGGAGTTGCTCGGCCGGCAGAACGCCCGAGTCCGCCCGGAGATCGCCCCCGACACCCCCGGCGGGCCGACGATGGAGGTCATCGACCCCTACGGCAACATCCTGCGCCTCACCCGGTCCACATCGACACGCCAACCCCATGCACCGGAGAGCGTGCGCTCTCCAACGGCACGCTCTCCAGCCAGGTTGGAGATCCCTGCAGGCCGGCTCCCCGACCTCCCGTCAGAGCGCCATTGACAACTGGAGCCGGTGTCACGGCGTCGATCCGCGCCGCGCCGGAGTGTGCGGACCGGGATCCGCCGGGCCGTCGATATCTCCGGTGCCGCCTGATGGCCGCCGGCCCGCGCGCTGCTGCCCGAGAAGCCTGACGTCGCATCGATAAGGGCGCCTTATCAACTCAGAAAAAGCTGGTATTGGACCGGTCCGGCTTTTCCCCGCCAAGCTGGCTCCACGTCATGAACGAACCGCCGTGGAGGACCAGTTGCGCATGACAGCAGCGGAAGTCATCGCCGACGCGATGGTGCGGCACGAGGTCCGCGAGGTGGTCGGCCAGAGTCTGCCCTCGGCTTTCCTACTGACTGCGGAGGAGCGCGGAATCCGGCAGGTGGCATATCGAACGGAGAACGCGGGCGGCGCGATGGCGGACGGTTTTGCGGGCGTGGCACACCGGCCCGCTGTCGTTGCGGCGCAAAACGGTCCCGTCGCGACACTTCTGGTACCGCCGCTGACCGAGGCCATGAAATCCTCCACGGCGATCGTCGCCATCGCCCAGGACGTTCCGGTGGAATTTCGTGACCGGAATGCCTTGCAGGAACTGAACCACTTCACGCTTTTCGCTTCCTGCGCAAAGTGGGTGCGGCGACTCGACGACCCCGAACGCGTCGACGACGACGTCGACATGGCGTTCACGGCGGCGGTGCGCGAGGCGGCGGAACTGCCGGCCCGGGCGCGGCGGCCGGTCGTGGTCGCCGGTGGCCGGGTGCCCGGTTCCGACGCGTGCGCACAGCTCGCAGCCCTGCAGGAGACCGCCGCCCTCCCCGAGGTCACCACCGCGACGCGCGCACCCGCCGTCCGACCGCCGACAGGCCCCGCCCCCATTCCCGCCATGTACGGAAGGCCATCCCATGGCACGTCGCAGCACCTCCGACACTCCCCGGCGCGCCGCCTCCGCCGCTCCGCCCCGTGCCGGGGCGGCGAGCGTGGCCATGACGAAGCCGCCGTCCCGCACCACCGGCGGCGAGCCCCGGCCGACCACCCCCTGGGGCCGATTCGCCCTCCTGTACGCGGTGTTCTTCATGATGGGCGCCGAGATGTATCTCGTCTCGCCCTTCCTGCCGACCATCTCGCGGGATCTGCACACCTCGACCGCGGCGGCGGCCGCGGTGGTCACGTCCTACGTCCTGACCTACGCGATCGCCGGACCGGTCCTGGGCGTGCCCGCCGACCGTGTGGAGCGCAGGGTGTTCATCACCGCCGGCGTCGTCGTCTTCCTGGTCGGCAACGTGCTGTGCGCCCTGGCACCGACGCTGGGCACCCTGATCGCCGCCCGGGCCGTGACCGGGCTGGGAGGTGCCGCGGCGGCACCGGCGATCTGGGCCTACCTGGCCGAGCACAGTGCCCCCGAGCGGCGCGGCAAGGCCGTCTCCTGGGGCGCCTCGCTCTACTCGCTGGGGCAGGTGCTGGGCGTCCCGCTCGGCACCGCGGTCGCCGGGCTGTCCAGCTGGCGCTGGCCGTTCGCCGCCATCGGTGTCGCCCTGGCCTGCGCGGTTCCGGTGCTCGCCACCCGGTTGCGCGGCGCCCGGCCGGGCGGCGGACGCAGTTTCGCGGCCGTGCTGCACCCGTGGGCCGACTCACGTATCCGGCTGGGCCTGCTGGCCACCGCGCTGCTGCAGGCCGGCCGGCTCGGCGCCTACACGTTCGCGGGCGTGCTCTTCTCCCAGCGCTTCGGCTTCTCGCTCGGCGACCTCGGGCTCGTCGGCCTGCTGGTGGGGCTCGCCTCCGTCGTCGGCTCCACCCTGACCGGCCATCTCGTCGGCCGGGCCCGGGCGCGTGGCCGCCACGAGATCTGGCTGTCGGTGGGGTGGGCGGTGGTCTTCTCCGGGGCCGTGGTCGTCGCGGTGACCTCGACCGTCCTGTGGTTGAGTCTGGCCGCACTCTTCGTGTGGTTCCTTGTGGGCGGGGCCTTCTACAGCACCCAGCAGTCGTATCTGAGCACGGTGGACCCCACCCAGCGGGCCTCGGTGGTCTCGTGGAACAACTCCATGATGAACGCGGGTATCGCCGTGGGGACCAGCCTGCTGGGCTCGCTCGCCCTCGGCGGGTTCGCGTTCGCCTCGCTCGCCGGCGCCTTCGCTCTGACCGCGGCCGCCTGTTCGTTCGGCGTCGTGCTGTGCGCCCACCGCCCTGTCGGACCCGGGCCCGGCCGGTGCCGAGGCTGACCGCGTCGCCGGAGCGGAACCGGCCGCACAACAGCGGCCGGAGAGCGCGGTCTTCGGTGCGTGACGGGACAAGCCGGCGTGTCCGGGGTGCGGTGAGAGCCGCCTCGCCGCACCCCGCACGATCAGCCGGGGCCGCCCTGGGCCGGTTCCGCCGACCGGTCCGCCGGACCCGCCGCCCGGGCTCCCGGGCGCACCTCGACGGCCGCCTGCCGGCAGAACGCCACGAAGTCCCTCACCGTCGGCGAACCGTCGCCCTCCCGCCACGCCACCGACACCGACACGGTGGGCCGGCTCCCGGTGAAGTCCCGCACCACGGCACCCGGCGGGCACAGTTTCACCGCGCGTCTGCGGCCGAGCACCGAAACCCCCGCGCCACCGGCGACGGCGGCGAGGATCTGCTCGGACTCCGGCTCTTCCTGCATGACCCTGGGAGCGCGGTGCGGCCACACCTGGCGCACGATCTCGTCGTAGAACGCCGTCCCTTGGTGCCGCGGCCAGAGCACCACCGGCTCGTCGGCGAGGTCGTCGGCGCGCAACGAGTCGCCTTCCGACAGGCGATGTCCTTGGGGCACGACGGCGACCAGTTCCTCCGCACCGAGCCGGAGCGAACGCACCCCCTCCTCCCGCACCGGCCCGCGGACGAATGCGACGTCGACGCTGTGGTCGCGGAGCAGGTCCAGGTTCCACGTCGTCCAGCCCGTCATCGCCTCGACGTCGACCCGCGGGTTGAGTCCCCGGAACCGGCGGACGAGTTCGCCGGGGTTCAGGTCGGCACCGGACCGGGTGTAGGCGACGCGCAGTGCGCCCAGCCTGCCCTGCGCGGCCGCACGCACCGAACTCCGCACGGCGTCGCAGAGGTTGAACAGGGCGGGCACCTCACGCGCCAGCGCCTCCCCGGCGGGCGTCAGCCGGACGGCCCGCCCGCCCCGGTCGAAGAGCCGAGCGTCCAACTCGCGTTCCAGCACCTTGATCTGCTGGGAGAGGCCGGGCTGCGCGATTCCGATCTCCGCTGCGGCCCGTCCGAAATGCAGGTGTTTCGCCAGAACGGCAAAGTACTGTAACCGGCGCAGTTCCACAGCCTTCTCCCCCGTCAGATCCGCCCGCGGCCGCAGCATATTCCCCGCCGAAACCACGGCGCGTCCGGGCTTCGACAGCGTCGCTCCCCCGTGCATCCAGCGGTGGGATCAGGTGATCCGTCAGGACAGCTGGATCGCCGAGTACCAGCACCGCGGCCTGCCGTGCAGCGTCCCCGGTCCATGTACGCATGCAGCGTCCCCGCTCCCTACACGGCGGAAGAGGCGGTCGTGCACCGGCTGGTCGGCACTCGCCCTGTACCGGCTGGTGGGGCTGGCCGCCGCCCAGGTCACCGTGTCCTTCGCCGCGCTCAGGGAAAGTGTCGACAGCCGCAGCGCGGCAACCGCTCCGTCCGTGGTGAACTCCGGTGTCTTCCTCGCCTCCGCCGTCATCCAACCTCTCTTCGGCCGCCTGCTGGACGCCGTCACCGACGACCCGTCACACCGGACCCTGGGTGACTGCCGCCTCGCCCTGCTGCTGCCCCTGGCCGTCAGCCTCCTCGGCCTCCCGGCCGCCTTCCGCATGCGGGAGACCTACGGCGTACCCCTGCGTCCCGAGCCGGCGGCAACACCCGACGGCACCGGGGCGCGGTGTGCAGCCGCCGACCGCGGCATCTGATCCGCCCCACCACCGTCATCCACGCGGCACCTCCGGGGCGAGGACGACGAACTCCGCACCGGCGGGGTCCGTGCAGACGGCCATCCGGCCGACGCCCTCGGCGGTGTGCGGGCCCATGTGCACGGCGCCGCCGTGGTCCTTGACCAGGGTGGCCGTGGCGTCGCAGTCGGCGGAGCCGAACACCGGGTGCCAGTACGGTGTGCCGCCGTCCCGGAACATCTCCGGGACCTCCATCAGGCCGCCGTGCATCCGCTCCTCGCCGCAGCCGGCGGGCGTGAGAAGGGTGTAGGTGCCTCCCTGGCCGCCGGGGAGCGGCACGTCCTGGGCGGACCAGCCGAGGACGCTGCCGTAGAAGCTACGGGCGGCGGCCCCGTCGGTGGTGTACAGCTCGGTCCAGCTCAACTCGCCGGGGCCGTCCGCCGCCTCGAAGCCCGGATACGCCGCGGGCTGCCACACGGCGAACCGCGCGCCCTGCGGGTCGGTGAACCGGGCGTAGTGCCCGTCGCCGGCGCCGACCGCGGTGGGCGGGGTGTGGACCTCGCCGCCCGCCTGCCGGACAGCCTCGGCGGTGGCCGCCGCGTCAGGAGTGTGGAAATAGACCGTCCAGGCCGGGCGGGCACCCTCCTCCGGGAGCGGGCCGACCGCGGCGACGACCTTCCCGCCGAGCCGGAAGAGGGTGTACCCGCCCTCCTCCTGGTCGCCGTAGGCCGCGGGCTCCCAGTCGAAGACCGCGCCGTAGAAGGCGGTCGCGGCGCGGAGGTCGGGCGCGCCCAGATCGAGCCAGCACGGCGAGCCGGGGACGAAGTCAGTAGTGATCATGGTGATCGCCTTTCGCGGGTGCTCGGATGTCGGATGCTCGGATGTCGGAGGCTCGGAGGCTCGGATGCGCCGCGGAGACGCTCCCCGGCGCAGGCGGATCTCTCCGTGCCTTCAGCCTGACACCCACCACTGACAATCGCCCGCCGGCGGGCAACTGGCCCCCGGCCGACCCCCGTTCACCCCCGGTACGGCGCAGGTCACGCCTGTACCGCCGGGCCGGCCGTGCGGTACAGCTCCTTCGCGATGATCGAGCGCTGGACCTCCGTGGCGCCCTCGTAGATGCGCGGGGCCCGCACTTCCCGGTAGAGGTGCTCCAGCAGGTGGCCGCGGCGCAGCGCCCGCGCGCCGTGGATCTGGACGGCCGCGTCGACGACGTACTGCGCGGTCTCGGTCGCCAGCAGTTTGGCCATCGCCGAGCGGCGCGCGATGTCGGGGGCTCCGGTGTCGTACGCCGACGCGGCGGCGTAGACCAGGAGGCGGGCGGCCTCGACGCGGGTGGCCATCTCGGCGAGCTGGTGGCCGACCGACTGGAGGTCGCGGAGCGGTCCGCCGAACGCGGTGCGCGCACCGGCGTGCGCCAGCGCCGCGTCCAGGGCGGCCTGCGCCATGCCGACCGCGAACGCGCCCACGCTCGGCCGGAAGAGGTTCAGGGTGCGCATCGCGACACCGAACCCGCCGCCGACCTCGCCGAGCACGTCCGCCCCGGTCACCGGGACCCCGTCGAAGACCAGCGTGCCGATGGGGTGCGGGCTGAGCATGTCCAGGTGCTCGCCCGTCAGGCCGGGCCGGTCGGCGGGGACCAGGAAGGCGGTGATGCCGCGGGCGCCGGCCGCTCCCCCGGTACGGGCGAAGACGGTGGCGAAGTCGGCCTCGGGGGCGTTGGAGATCCAGCACTTCTCGCCGGTCAGCCGCCAGCCGCCGGTCCCGTCGGGTACCGCGGCCAGAGCCAGTGCGGCGGCGTCCGAGCCGGCGCCCGGCTCGCTCAGCGCGAAGGCGGCGACCGCCCGTCCCGCGGTGACCTCCGGCAGCCAGCGGGCGCGCTGGGCGGCGGTGCCGGACTGCACGATCGGATAGGTCCCCAGCCCCTGGAGCGCCAGCGCGGTCTCCGCCTCCGTGCACTCCTGCGCGAGGGACTCCCGCAGCAGGCACAGGTCCAGGGCGCGCAGGTCACCGTCGGCGGGGAAGAGGCGGCGCAGCAGGCCCAGTTCGCCGAGCGCGGCGACCAGCGGACGGTTCACGCGGCCCGGCTCCCCCTTCTCCGCGAGCGGGCGCAGCCGTTCGGCGGTGTCGGCCCGCAGCCGGGCGCACCACTCCTGTTCGTCCGGTCCCAGCGCGAATGCGGTCACGAGCGGCTCCCCTGGTAGCGGTACCGGTGGCGGCGGTCGGTCCGACGGTCGTCGACGGCGACGCCGGCGCGCGGCCGGATGCCGCGGAGGCTTATCGCGATCTGTTGACTGCCGTCACGAACACGTTACGCTGACGACCGATCCGTACGGCAGTCCCCGACCCGTCCCCGCCCGCTATCCGTCCGGCGGGACCGGCCCCGGAAGCGGCCCAGGCACGGCCGTACCGGCCCGCTCCCCGCCCCCTCTCCTCCACCCCTCTCCCGGCCGCCCGTCGGCCACCCGGCCCAAGGGGGCGCACCCCGCATGGAGCTACGGACCTCGGCCCACACCGACACCTTCGCGCGCGACCGGCTGCCCCCGCCCGAGCAGTGGCCGCACCTGACCGACCTGGGCTATCCCGACCGGCTGAACTGCGGTGCGGAGCTGCTCGACGGCACCATCGCGCGGCTGGGCCCGGACCGGCCCGCGGTCCGCGACGCGACCGGCGCCGTGTGGTCGTACGGGCAGCTGCGCGATCAGGTCGACGCCATCGCGCACGCGCTCAGCGGCCCGCTGGGCGTCCGGCCGGGCAACCGGGTGCTGCTGCGCGGGCCGACCACGCCCTGGCTGGCAGCGTGCTGGCTCGCGGTGATGAAGGCGGGCGCGGTGGCGGTGACCGTCCTGGCGGCGCAGCGGCCGGACGAGCTGGCCACCATCTGCCGGATCGCGCATATCGGCCATGCGCTGTGCGACGCCCGGTCGGTGGACGACCTGGTGCGGGCGCAGGCGCCGGGGCTGCGGATCACCGAGTTCGGCGGGGACGGTCCGGGCGACCTGCGGCGGCTGGCGCGACCGGGCGGCGCCCCCTACGAGGCGGTGGCCACCGCCGCCGACGACGTCGCGCTGATCGCCTTCACCTCGGGCACCACCGGCCACCCCAAGGGGTGCATGCACTTCCACCGCGATGTGCTCGCCGTTGCCGACACCTTCTCCGCCCAGGTCCTGCGGCCGGACCCTGACGACGTGTTCGCCGGCAGCCCGCCGCTCGGCTTCACCTTCGGCCTCGGCGGGCTGGTGGTCTTCCCGCTACGGGCCGGGGCCTCGGCCTATCTGGCGGACTGGGGCGGGCCGGAGCGGCTGCTCGGCGACATCGCCGAGCACCGGATCTCGGTCCTGTTCACCGCACCCACCGCCTACCGCGCGATGCTGCCCGCACTCGGCGGGCGCGACCTCTCGTCGCTGCGCCGGTGCGTGTCGGCGGGCGAGAACCTGCCCGCCGCCACCTGGCAGTCCTGGTACGACGCGACGGGCCTGCGGATCATCAACGGGATCGGCGCCACCGAGCTGCTGCACATCTTCCTGTCCGCCGCCGACGACGCGATCCGGCCGGGGACGACGGGGCTGCCGGTGCCGGGCTTCGAGGCCCGCGTGGTGGGCGCCGACGGCGTGCCGCTGCCGGACGGCGAACCGGGACTGCTCGCCGTCCGGGGGCCGACCGGCTGCCGCTACCTGGCCGACGACCGGCAGACGGAGTACGTACGGGACGGCTGGAACCTCACCGGCGACACCTATGTCCGCGAGGGCGACGGCTACTTCCGCTATGTGGCCCGCGCGGACGACATGATCGTCTCGGCCGGGTACAACATCGCGGGCCCCGAGGTGGAGGACGCGCTGCTGCGGCACCCGGACGTCACCGAGGCGGCCGTGGTCGGGCGGCCCGACGAGGAGCGCGGCCAGGTCGCCGTCGCCCATGTCGTGCTGCGCGCCGGCGTCGCCTCCGGGGGCGCGACGGTCGACGCGCTGCGGGCGTTCGTCAAGGGCCGTATCGCGCCCTACAAATGCCCGCGGGTCTTCGTCTTCCACACGGCGCTGCCGCGCACCCCCACCGGCAAGCTCCAGCGCTTCCGGCTGCGCGAAGCCGATCTAGAGTGACCCGGTGAGCGACCAGCAAGCCCAGCAGGCCCAGCACACCCCACGGTCCCTGATCGTCACGTTCTACGGCGCCTACGGGCGCGGCGGCCCGGACCGTCCCGGCGGCGCGCCCGGGCCGGTGCCGGTGGCGGCGCTGATCCGGCTCCTCGGGGCGCTCGGGGTGGACCCGCCGTCGGTGCGCTCCGCCGTGTCCCGGCTCAAGCGCCGGGGGCTGCTCGTCGCGGAGCGCACCGCCGCCGGCGCCGCCGCCTACGGACTCTCCGACGCCGCCCGCCAGCTCCTGGAGGACGGCGACCGGCGGATATTCGGCCGGCCGGCCGCCCGATTGTCCGACGGCTGGGTGCTGGCCGTGTTCTCCGTCCCCGAGGAGGAGCGGCACAAGCGGCACCTGCTGCGCTCCCGGCTGTCCCGGCTGGGCTTCGGCACCGCGGCGCCCGGCGTGTGGATCGCCCCGGCGCATCTGTACGAGGAGACCCGGCACACCCTGGAGCGGCTGGAACTCGGCCCGTACGTCGACCTGTTCACCGGTACCCACGCCGGTTTCGCGCCCACCGCGCAGGCCGTCGCGCGCTGGTGGGACCTGGACGCCATCGCCGCACGGCACCGCGCGTTCCTCGCGGAGCACGAGCCGGTGCTGGCGCGCTGGGCGCGGCGCCGGTCGGTTCCCCCCGAAGCGGCCTACCGCGACTACCTGCTGGCGCTGGACGCCTGGCGCCGCCTCCCGTACGCCGACCCCGGTCTGCCCTCTCCGCTCCTCCCGGAGGACTGGCCGGGCGGCCGGGCGGCCGAGGTGTTCGGCCGGCTGGACGCCAAGTTGCGGGCGGCGGGCGCCCGTTACGCGTGTGAGGCGACGGCCGGGCCCCACCGCACCCGGGGAACCGTCTGACCGGCCCGCCCTCGTACGCCCGTACGCCGTCGCCTCTCCTGCCTGTGGCCGGTGTCCCCCAGGCCGCGCGCCCGCCCCCCGTCCCCCGTCCCCGTCGTGTCAGCGTCGCCGCTGCTGCGCCCCTACCGTGACGGCGGCCGTCGGCCGCGGCCGGGCGGCGGCGATCACCGAGACCACGTCCTTGAAGGAACTGCACATGCGCGTCCCGGCGACCGCGGCGAGTTCACCGAACGTCCCGTTGCCGTAGGTCACCGCCACCGGCTCCATGCGCGCGGTGACCGCCATCCGCATGTCCCCCACGGTGTCCCCGACATACGCGCTCTGCCAGGCCGGGACCCCCAGCCGGCCGGCCGCGCGCAGCACCATCTCCGGGTGCGGCTTGCCGCGCCGGACCATGTCCTGCCCGATGACCGGGCCGACCAGGTCACGGATGCCCATGACGTCCAACAGGGCCTCGGCGCCGCGGGTCGTCTTGGACGTGGCGACGGCGAGTTCGACGCCGTGGGCGCGCAGCGCGGACAGCCCGGCCGTCACTCCGGGGAAGAGCAGCTGCGGCCCCTGGCACAGGACCTCGTACGAGAACAGCTCGCGGTAGCGGGAGATGGCGGCCTGCACCCGGCCGTCCTCCTCGGGCCGGCCCAGCAGCCGGCCGAAGGCGGCGCCCGGAGGCTTGCCGATGGCGGCCGCCGCCTGCCGGGCGGTGACCGAACAGCCCTGTTCCGAAGCCACCTTGACGAGCAGCTTGCTGATCGCGGGAAGGGTGTTGGCGAGGGTGCCGTCGAGGTCGAAGACGGCGGCCCTGATCGTCTCGGTGCCGGCGCTCCGCGCGCCTCTTACAGGACGTTCGCCGACTTCCATTGATACGCGCATGGGGTGGAGACCTTTCCGGGTTCCGATGGGTGCGGGGGCTCGGGGTGACGTTGCTGGCACAGCTGGTCGGGCGGCCAGCGGTCGACGACCGGTGCAGGCAGAGGCGGTCTCGCCACGGCGCACCGCTGTCCAAGGGCGGTACGCGACCGTCGGGGCGGCGGCATCGGAAGGGATCGTCCCGTTTACCGCCTTCGGAGATTTAAAAACCGCCTGCGCTGTTTGTCAATGCGCCTTTGTCACACCCTGACGGGTCGACAACACCCCCCGGCCGGGACCAGACTGGTTACCCGCGGGTCTCCCCCCGCCGCCGGGGTCGGATCACCGGGCGACCGGCGGCTTCGCGACAGCGTCGGGCAGTTCCGGC
This window encodes:
- a CDS encoding PaaX family transcriptional regulator encodes the protein MSDQQAQQAQHTPRSLIVTFYGAYGRGGPDRPGGAPGPVPVAALIRLLGALGVDPPSVRSAVSRLKRRGLLVAERTAAGAAAYGLSDAARQLLEDGDRRIFGRPAARLSDGWVLAVFSVPEEERHKRHLLRSRLSRLGFGTAAPGVWIAPAHLYEETRHTLERLELGPYVDLFTGTHAGFAPTAQAVARWWDLDAIAARHRAFLAEHEPVLARWARRRSVPPEAAYRDYLLALDAWRRLPYADPGLPSPLLPEDWPGGRAAEVFGRLDAKLRAAGARYACEATAGPHRTRGTV
- a CDS encoding VOC family protein codes for the protein MITTDFVPGSPCWLDLGAPDLRAATAFYGAVFDWEPAAYGDQEEGGYTLFRLGGKVVAAVGPLPEEGARPAWTVYFHTPDAAATAEAVRQAGGEVHTPPTAVGAGDGHYARFTDPQGARFAVWQPAAYPGFEAADGPGELSWTELYTTDGAAARSFYGSVLGWSAQDVPLPGGQGGTYTLLTPAGCGEERMHGGLMEVPEMFRDGGTPYWHPVFGSADCDATATLVKDHGGAVHMGPHTAEGVGRMAVCTDPAGAEFVVLAPEVPRG
- a CDS encoding HAD family hydrolase, with translation MRVSMEVGERPVRGARSAGTETIRAAVFDLDGTLANTLPAISKLLVKVASEQGCSVTARQAAAAIGKPPGAAFGRLLGRPEEDGRVQAAISRYRELFSYEVLCQGPQLLFPGVTAGLSALRAHGVELAVATSKTTRGAEALLDVMGIRDLVGPVIGQDMVRRGKPHPEMVLRAAGRLGVPAWQSAYVGDTVGDMRMAVTARMEPVAVTYGNGTFGELAAVAGTRMCSSFKDVVSVIAAARPRPTAAVTVGAQQRRR
- a CDS encoding acyl-CoA dehydrogenase family protein — protein: MTAFALGPDEQEWCARLRADTAERLRPLAEKGEPGRVNRPLVAALGELGLLRRLFPADGDLRALDLCLLRESLAQECTEAETALALQGLGTYPIVQSGTAAQRARWLPEVTAGRAVAAFALSEPGAGSDAAALALAAVPDGTGGWRLTGEKCWISNAPEADFATVFARTGGAAGARGITAFLVPADRPGLTGEHLDMLSPHPIGTLVFDGVPVTGADVLGEVGGGFGVAMRTLNLFRPSVGAFAVGMAQAALDAALAHAGARTAFGGPLRDLQSVGHQLAEMATRVEAARLLVYAAASAYDTGAPDIARRSAMAKLLATETAQYVVDAAVQIHGARALRRGHLLEHLYREVRAPRIYEGATEVQRSIIAKELYRTAGPAVQA
- a CDS encoding LysR family transcriptional regulator, with product MELRRLQYFAVLAKHLHFGRAAAEIGIAQPGLSQQIKVLERELDARLFDRGGRAVRLTPAGEALAREVPALFNLCDAVRSSVRAAAQGRLGALRVAYTRSGADLNPGELVRRFRGLNPRVDVEAMTGWTTWNLDLLRDHSVDVAFVRGPVREEGVRSLRLGAEELVAVVPQGHRLSEGDSLRADDLADEPVVLWPRHQGTAFYDEIVRQVWPHRAPRVMQEEPESEQILAAVAGGAGVSVLGRRRAVKLCPPGAVVRDFTGSRPTVSVSVAWREGDGSPTVRDFVAFCRQAAVEVRPGARAAGPADRSAEPAQGGPG
- a CDS encoding MFS transporter, whose protein sequence is MARRSTSDTPRRAASAAPPRAGAASVAMTKPPSRTTGGEPRPTTPWGRFALLYAVFFMMGAEMYLVSPFLPTISRDLHTSTAAAAAVVTSYVLTYAIAGPVLGVPADRVERRVFITAGVVVFLVGNVLCALAPTLGTLIAARAVTGLGGAAAAPAIWAYLAEHSAPERRGKAVSWGASLYSLGQVLGVPLGTAVAGLSSWRWPFAAIGVALACAVPVLATRLRGARPGGGRSFAAVLHPWADSRIRLGLLATALLQAGRLGAYTFAGVLFSQRFGFSLGDLGLVGLLVGLASVVGSTLTGHLVGRARARGRHEIWLSVGWAVVFSGAVVVAVTSTVLWLSLAALFVWFLVGGAFYSTQQSYLSTVDPTQRASVVSWNNSMMNAGIAVGTSLLGSLALGGFAFASLAGAFALTAAACSFGVVLCAHRPVGPGPGRCRG
- a CDS encoding AMP-binding protein yields the protein MELRTSAHTDTFARDRLPPPEQWPHLTDLGYPDRLNCGAELLDGTIARLGPDRPAVRDATGAVWSYGQLRDQVDAIAHALSGPLGVRPGNRVLLRGPTTPWLAACWLAVMKAGAVAVTVLAAQRPDELATICRIAHIGHALCDARSVDDLVRAQAPGLRITEFGGDGPGDLRRLARPGGAPYEAVATAADDVALIAFTSGTTGHPKGCMHFHRDVLAVADTFSAQVLRPDPDDVFAGSPPLGFTFGLGGLVVFPLRAGASAYLADWGGPERLLGDIAEHRISVLFTAPTAYRAMLPALGGRDLSSLRRCVSAGENLPAATWQSWYDATGLRIINGIGATELLHIFLSAADDAIRPGTTGLPVPGFEARVVGADGVPLPDGEPGLLAVRGPTGCRYLADDRQTEYVRDGWNLTGDTYVREGDGYFRYVARADDMIVSAGYNIAGPEVEDALLRHPDVTEAAVVGRPDEERGQVAVAHVVLRAGVASGGATVDALRAFVKGRIAPYKCPRVFVFHTALPRTPTGKLQRFRLREADLE